CAAGTTCCTCGGCAGAATGCTCAATAGAAGAAAAAGCATGTGCGGCCAGTTGTTCTCCAATCCATTGGGCCAAATCCCCTTCGGGGAACTCCCCCACCACATCAAACTGACTGATACTGACCGTATTGGAAAGCAATCCCATAAATCGTTGAACTCCTGTTGGAGGTCGCCTGCAAAAACACGACGAGGCCAACCTCAAAAAGTTTAAAAAATTTGCTAACGGACAAACCCGAAGAAGATAACTCTGCTGTCCCGGTTTGACAAAGGGAAAATAGTCTCTACATGCAGGCAGTCTTTCTACCTGCGTTCTCAAGCGTGGACAAGGAATCAAAAACCATTGATAATGAATTGTACCAATCGCTCATCCCAGAGCAGAGCGTTCACTTACGGAGCCATCATGACAGACACATCAAAAGATTACCTGGTCGTCGTCCAATGCCATCTGGTCAAAGAGCGCTGTTCAGGGTTTCACTGTGAAAAAGCCTTTCATGACCGCCGTGGAGGCTTTGCTGTATATGAGCACCATCAACCTCTGCGGTTATTGACCATGACCTGTGGCGGCTGCTGTGGTCGATCCTTACAACGCAAGCTGATCAATCTGCTACACTTGAGTCATAAAAAAGAGCAGCTGGAGAGGTCACGAATCAGGGTTCATTTATCCACCTGTATCACCAAAGCCAGTCACCATGGCCCGATCTGCCCCCATTTGGACTATCTGAAGGAGTTAATTTCCCGGCTGGACCTCGACATTGTTGAGGATACGTGGATCAGCAACACAGCACAGCAACGCCGTCTGGAGGGCGTCTACCCGAGCTGAGACAACATCCAGTCGGCCATAAAGGAGAAATTACATGGCTTACTTGATTAACGAAGAAGAGTGTATCAGTTGTGGTGCCTGCGAGCCGGTTTGCCCGGTGTCTTGCATCTCGGTCACTGAAGAGGATAAGCGTCGTATTGATGGCGAGCGCTGCATCGATTGTGGTGCCTGTGCAGACGTCTGCCCAGTCGCCTGTATTGACAGTGAATAAAAGCGGCTTATGAAAACTGGCGCAGCGACGCTCTGAAAACTATTAACTCACCAGGAGAAATCATGTCCCGCACTCTAAACCTCATCCGCACACTATCGGCAATCCTACTGTTGGCAGTGGTCTTGCCTTTTCTGCCCTGCCCGGCTGCAGCCCAAGGAACCTCGCCATTCACTCAGGTTGCCGTCATGCCGTTTCTGACGGCAGGCAGTTCCGCACAACAAAGCAAAGAGCTCACCCAGACTCTCGACTGTGAACTCAGCGGACTGTGTACTCTCCCCGGCAGCGTGCTGACGCATGGCGAAGAAACCCTGACTCGACAGATGTATGAAGCTCTGACCGAACGGCTGGCCAACGAGCTGCTGCCGCAGCAAGAGGTCACCAACCGTTTTCTTGGCCTGCTCAAGCAACCCGAAGAAACACCGCGCGACCTGGCGCAACGCTTTGGTGAGAGTATCGAAGCCAAATACGTCATGGTTGGAATCATCTGGCGTTTTCAACAAAGGGTGGGCGAAAGTCTGTCAGCGGAAAAACCCGCCTCCGTGGCTTTTAACAGCTATCTGATTCGTGTTGCCGATAAACAGCTGATTTGGGAAGAACGCTTTGATAAGACCCAGTCGGCATTGAGCGACAATCTGTTAAATGCCAAATTGTTTTTCAAGACAGGTGGCGTGAAATGGCTTTCCGCTGAAGAGTTATCTGAATACGGAGTTGAGCAGGTTCTCAAAGAGTTTCCGGCTCCTCTGCTTGATCAGTAACAGCCGAAGCTCTCGAAACAAATAAAAAAGGCGGTTTCCGCTCAAGGAAACCGCCTTTTTCTATCCAAAACAAGATCGTTAGGCCCGCATGCGCTGAATCAACGCGAGATCAGCCAAGACCAAGGCGGTCATGGTTTCAACGATGGGCACAGCACGGGCAACAACACAGGGGTCGTGACGCCCTTTCGCAGCCAAAACCGCAGGGTTGCCTTCATAGTCAACGGTCTGCTGTTCCTGACCAATGGTCGCCGGCGGTTTGAAGGCCACACGGAAATAAACCGATTCCCCATTGGAAATACCACCCTGGACGCCGCCACTACGATTGGTAACCGTCCCGAGTCGGCCGTTTTTCATGACAAATGCATCGTTGTGCAGCGAACCACGCTGGCGCGCACCGGAAAAACCGGAACCAATTTCAAAGCCTTTCGATGCGGGCAACGATAACATGGCATGAGCGAGCAGCGCTTCGAAACGATCAAAGGCAGGCTCTCCCCAGCCAGCGGGAACATGACGGCAGACACAACTCAGCACACCACCAACAGAATCACGTGCTTCGCGCGCAGCCAAAATCTCAGCGGTCATCTGCTCTGCAGCAGCAGCATCCGGACAACGCACATCACAGGCATCCACCTGCGCACGGGTTAACGTCTCCATGTCAACGGCACCGGCATCAACAGGCCCGACAGAACTGACCCAGGAAACAATTTCAATTCCATATTCTTCGAGGAGAAACTTTTCGGCGATCGCACCAGCGGCAACACGGCCAATGGTCTCCCGCGCACTGGAGCGTCCACCGCCACTGGAAGCATGTGTTCCGTACTTGGCACGATAGGTATAGTCCGCGTGAGAGGGACGGGGAATCTGACTCATGGACCCATAATCACCCGGGCGT
This is a stretch of genomic DNA from uncultured Desulfuromonas sp.. It encodes these proteins:
- the aroC gene encoding chorismate synthase produces the protein MSSSFGTLFKVSTFGESHCPAVGAIVDGVPPRMELTEADIQVQLDRRRPGQNKLGTDRDEADQVKILSGVEFGKTLGSPIGLMVANKDQRPGDYGSMSQIPRPSHADYTYRAKYGTHASSGGGRSSARETIGRVAAGAIAEKFLLEEYGIEIVSWVSSVGPVDAGAVDMETLTRAQVDACDVRCPDAAAAEQMTAEILAAREARDSVGGVLSCVCRHVPAGWGEPAFDRFEALLAHAMLSLPASKGFEIGSGFSGARQRGSLHNDAFVMKNGRLGTVTNRSGGVQGGISNGESVYFRVAFKPPATIGQEQQTVDYEGNPAVLAAKGRHDPCVVARAVPIVETMTALVLADLALIQRMRA
- a CDS encoding CGGC domain-containing protein: MTDTSKDYLVVVQCHLVKERCSGFHCEKAFHDRRGGFAVYEHHQPLRLLTMTCGGCCGRSLQRKLINLLHLSHKKEQLERSRIRVHLSTCITKASHHGPICPHLDYLKELISRLDLDIVEDTWISNTAQQRRLEGVYPS
- a CDS encoding 4Fe-4S binding protein; protein product: MAYLINEEECISCGACEPVCPVSCISVTEEDKRRIDGERCIDCGACADVCPVACIDSE